In Candidatus Fusobacterium pullicola, the genomic window ATAATTGAAACTCTTGAAAGATATATTATTCATTGTAGAAATAATGGGAATAACAATAGAACTATTAAAGGTAACAGAACAAGACAAAAGAAGAGAAAGTTATTTTCTCACTTGGAAACAGATATTTACAGTATCTTTATTAATGGAATTAAATCCTAAAAACTTTGATACTCAATCTAGATTATTATGGGAGTTATTTCTTGATAGTGGATTTAGAATAAGTGCTGTTCATAGTTTAAGAGTTAGTCAATTAGATCTTGAAAATAACATGTTTAGGGGAGTAACGGAGAAAATGGGAAAGGTTAGAGATTTATTCTTTTTCTCTACTACTAAAAAATTAATATTACAATTACTTGAAGAAAGAAAAAATAAAGGAATTAACATAGATTATTTATTTACAGTTAAATACAATAATCAGTTTGCTCAAATGAGCCAAACAGCTATTAGAAGAAGAGTAAGAAAAATGGGGCAATTAATAGAGATAGAAAATCTATACCCTCATACTCTCAGAAAAACAGCTATTAACCAAATAAATAATTTAAGTGATACAAAAACAGCCAGTGAATTTGCTGGACATAATAATACTAGAGTTACTGAGGAACATTATATTCAACCTAGAACAGCTATAGATCAACAAAATAGAATATATTTAATGAGAAAAAATGCAGGGTTAATATAATTTTTATAAAAAGGAGTTGACGATATGTATAAATTTAGTCAAAAAAGTTTAAAATACTTGAATGAATGTGATGATAGATTAATTAGGATAGCAAACCAAGCTATAAAAAGAATAGATTTTAGTGTCATAGATGGAGCTAGAACAGAGGAAGAAGCAAAGGCAAACCAAGTTAAAGGAACATCATGGACAAATAAATCTAAACATTGTAGAAAACCTAAGAGCTATGCTTTTGATTTTATTCCATACCCTTTTAAAAGTTGGAATGACTTAGAGGGATTTGAGAAAGTTGCTAAAGTACTAAAAGAAGAAGCGGCAAAACTCGGAATAAAAGTCAGATGGGGTGGAGATTGGAATATGAATGGTAAATATGATGATGAGATAGCAAGGGGAAGTTATGACGGAGGACACTTTGAATTGATGGAGGAATAGTATATGATTGATGAAGTATTAAAAATAGTTAATAAGTTTATTCCAGATAAGACAGATCAAGCTCAAGTAACTATTGAACTTGCTAAATTAGAAATAGAAGATTTTAAAAATAAAAAAGGTATAATAACTAGAGCTTTTCATTTAGTATTCCCTTTTGGAGTGTTTGTTCTAATTTGTATGTATATAGTAGAATTTTATTTAAGAGTCAAACAATATTTAGAAGTGGGAGAGTGGATAACTATCTCGATTATACCATCTGGTTTGGAATTACTATCACTAATATTTTTAGGACTGCTAATGCCTAGAAAACTATTAGAACCATTAATGAAATTAGTAATACAGTATTTAACAAATAAACTAGATTATGAAAAGAGCTTTAGAAAGTAGGTGGAGTAATGACTGGGAAAGAAATCGTAAAATTAATAGTAACTCTTGTAATTGGATTTATTCTATCAAGTGCTTTTGATCATTATAAGTCGATTCAATCTAACAATGATTCTATTTTAGTATCTAATGAGAAATTAGAGCAATTTGATAAGAGAATTACAAAATTAGAAGATGATAATAGAAAGCTTGGAGATATTTATGTAACTAGAAGAGAATTTACAGTTATAGTAGATAATCTTAATACTACATTGAAGAGAGTAGATGATAATATATTGAAACTAACTGAAAAGTTTTATGAAAGTCAAGGGAAAAAGTAAACGTCTAAAAAGGTTTTTAAAGCTATTTAAAAATTTAAATCCCCCGATTTTAAACTTTTATTTTTTTAATAACATTATAGCTCTTTTCTTCTCTATTTTAAGTTCTATAATTTTTTTGTTGAAATTATTTATTAAATGTGTTATAATGCAAGTATTGAAAGACATGGTGTGTATCTAGGCACCATAGTAATTGTGATTTTAGATATAGAGATTATAAAAATATAAATAATTTAAAATTAGAGGTATATAACAGTACCTCTTTTCTTTTATGTTAAAGAATTATATAAATGAATAATTTTATTGAAAGATATTGAACTCTAATTTTTATTAATAGTCAAAAAATAGGTGAAGAAAATATGGATAGAATAATCATGCACTATGATATGGACTGTTTTTATGCTTCGATAGAGATGAGGGATAATCCTAAGTATAAAGGGATACCGTTAGTTGTAGGTGGGGGAGTTGTTACAACAGCCAATTATGAAGCAAGAAAATATGGAATACATTCTGCTATGAGTGTATTTGAAGCTAAAAAGCTTTGTCCAACTCTCCTAGTAATTCCTGTAGATAAAGAGAAATATATAAAAATTTCTCAAACAATTCAAAAATTAGTTTTAAAAATAACTAAAAAGGTAGAATTTATAGCTTTAGATGAGGGGTATATAGATATAACAGATGTTGCAAAGAAATTTTCATCATTGGAAGGTTTTGCTGAGAAATTTAAAGAAAGAATAAAGTATCATACTAATCTTACATGTTCAGTAGGAATTGGTATAAATAAATTAAGTGCTAAAATAGCTAGTGGAATAAATAAGCCTAGTGGAAAATATATATTTCATTCTCAAATTGAATTTGTTAATTATTTAAAAGATAAAGATATAAAGATCATACAAGGAGTTGGAAAAAAGTTTAAGGAATTATTAAATAAAGATAAAATATATAAAGTAGGGGATCTTTATAAATATTCATTTATGGAATTAATAGGAAAATATGGAAAATCAAGAGGAGAATTACTTTATCTTTCGTGTAGAGGGTTAGATTATAGTGAAGTTGAGTATCAAAAACCTACTCATTCGATAGGGAATGAAAATACATATAAATTTCCTTTAGACTCAATAGAAAGTATAAAAAAAGAGATGGAAGAAATTTTTAATCACTCCTATGAAAGACTAGTAAAACAAGGACTTTTAAGTAAAACAATAGTATTGAAATTAAAGTTTTCAAATGGAGAGTTGATAACTAGATCTAAAACTCTTAGCAGACCTACTGATATTAAAGAGACCCTTTTTGAAAATCTAGAGGTTTTATTAGAAGAAATTCCTGAAAATATCTCTATAAAATTAGTTGGGATATCATTTGGAAATTTAAGTAAAAAATCTATTAGGCAATTAAGCTTTTTTTAGGTATAATATAAAAAAATATTGTATAGGGGTGGTAGATATGTTACTTTTAAAGTTGGTGTTATTTGTTGGAATGTTTGTTGGAATAACTTATGGAATAGAGTTTGTAATGCCTCCATTTGGACAGTTATATTATACAAATCCATTGGATATTTTATTATCTTTATCTCAAACATTTTC contains:
- a CDS encoding site-specific integrase — protein: MGITIELLKVTEQDKRRESYFLTWKQIFTVSLLMELNPKNFDTQSRLLWELFLDSGFRISAVHSLRVSQLDLENNMFRGVTEKMGKVRDLFFFSTTKKLILQLLEERKNKGINIDYLFTVKYNNQFAQMSQTAIRRRVRKMGQLIEIENLYPHTLRKTAINQINNLSDTKTASEFAGHNNTRVTEEHYIQPRTAIDQQNRIYLMRKNAGLI
- a CDS encoding M15 family metallopeptidase; this translates as MYKFSQKSLKYLNECDDRLIRIANQAIKRIDFSVIDGARTEEEAKANQVKGTSWTNKSKHCRKPKSYAFDFIPYPFKSWNDLEGFEKVAKVLKEEAAKLGIKVRWGGDWNMNGKYDDEIARGSYDGGHFELMEE
- the dinB gene encoding DNA polymerase IV, which gives rise to MDRIIMHYDMDCFYASIEMRDNPKYKGIPLVVGGGVVTTANYEARKYGIHSAMSVFEAKKLCPTLLVIPVDKEKYIKISQTIQKLVLKITKKVEFIALDEGYIDITDVAKKFSSLEGFAEKFKERIKYHTNLTCSVGIGINKLSAKIASGINKPSGKYIFHSQIEFVNYLKDKDIKIIQGVGKKFKELLNKDKIYKVGDLYKYSFMELIGKYGKSRGELLYLSCRGLDYSEVEYQKPTHSIGNENTYKFPLDSIESIKKEMEEIFNHSYERLVKQGLLSKTIVLKLKFSNGELITRSKTLSRPTDIKETLFENLEVLLEEIPENISIKLVGISFGNLSKKSIRQLSFF